A window from Nitrosopumilus adriaticus encodes these proteins:
- a CDS encoding Snf7 family protein: protein MPNFDKTWARQETQSVTGKLREAVKPQGALKPRIQTAVNKLQVQISKMDSMLSKLHERDAQLFQRVVTAMQQHDTSTSRVLSNELAEIRKVTKMLGNARMSLEQVQLRLTTIHDLGDAMVAIGPAMSTMKGLKSSLGRFMPEADSELNSMTQTLNGLMMDSLAGDSFSMESDVSSEETDKILQEASAVAEQQIGDKFPSVPSSTGLSSQSSTSTFE, encoded by the coding sequence ATGCCAAACTTCGATAAAACTTGGGCTCGACAAGAGACTCAAAGTGTAACTGGCAAACTCCGTGAAGCAGTAAAGCCTCAAGGTGCATTAAAACCACGAATCCAAACTGCAGTAAACAAACTACAAGTTCAGATTTCAAAGATGGACTCTATGTTAAGTAAGCTGCATGAAAGAGATGCGCAACTCTTTCAACGAGTCGTAACAGCAATGCAACAACATGATACTAGCACAAGTAGAGTTTTGTCTAACGAATTAGCTGAAATTCGTAAGGTTACAAAGATGCTCGGCAATGCAAGAATGTCATTAGAACAAGTCCAACTAAGACTGACAACTATTCATGATCTTGGTGATGCTATGGTAGCAATTGGACCAGCAATGTCTACAATGAAGGGATTGAAGTCATCGCTAGGAAGATTCATGCCAGAAGCAGATTCAGAATTGAACAGTATGACCCAGACACTTAATGGACTGATGATGGACTCCCTGGCAGGAGATTCATTTAGTATGGAATCTGATGTTTCAAGTGAAGAAACTGATAAGATTCTACAAGAAGCATCTGCAGTAGCTGAACAACAGATAGGAGATAAATTCCCATCTGTACCATCTTCAACTGGACTTTCGTCTCAATCCTCTACTTCTACTTTTGAGTAG
- a CDS encoding glutamate racemase: MVRIVVFDSGLGSLSVIKQIQKQMKCNIIYFADSKNFPYGKKTIKELRKITLESIYSLQKRFEPELIVVGSNTLSLTLDSHPKNILTIIPPINQAKSISKSKCIAVLATESIVKSKLLDDYLENFKKNNFKIIKINASPLIQLVESGKFYSNSQLCKTIIRKLLTPKFTKNNVDVATLSSTHLPFLLEFFKEIFPNITFLDPSKPLSIKLKNKYNDHSKKRNSLQIYTSGNIKSFKNKLIHLRIKNNISKFTLQ; this comes from the coding sequence ATGGTAAGAATTGTAGTTTTTGATTCTGGTTTAGGCTCATTAAGCGTCATAAAACAAATACAAAAACAAATGAAATGTAATATTATCTATTTTGCAGATTCAAAAAATTTTCCATATGGAAAAAAAACTATAAAAGAATTAAGAAAAATTACATTAGAATCAATTTATTCTCTTCAGAAAAGATTTGAGCCTGAATTAATTGTAGTAGGTTCGAACACACTATCACTAACATTAGATTCACATCCAAAAAATATTCTAACTATAATACCACCAATTAACCAAGCAAAAAGCATTTCAAAATCAAAATGTATTGCAGTATTAGCTACTGAATCTATTGTGAAGAGTAAATTATTAGATGATTATCTGGAGAATTTTAAAAAAAATAATTTTAAGATTATTAAAATTAATGCATCTCCATTAATCCAATTAGTAGAATCTGGTAAATTTTATTCAAATTCTCAACTTTGTAAAACAATTATTCGTAAACTTCTAACACCAAAGTTTACAAAGAATAATGTGGATGTAGCCACTTTGTCTAGCACACATTTACCATTCCTTTTAGAATTTTTTAAAGAAATATTTCCAAATATTACCTTTCTTGATCCAAGTAAACCACTATCAATAAAATTAAAGAATAAATATAATGATCATTCTAAAAAAAGAAATAGTTTACAAATCTATACTTCTGGAAATATTAAATCATTTAAAAATAAACTTATTCATTTAAGGATCAAAAATAATATCTCAAAATTTACACTACAATGA
- a CDS encoding glycosyltransferase, giving the protein MRNNIIENKAQISIIIPTYNESQNILNILKSIGENIPKNILTQAIVVDDNSPDGTGKLVDDYLKNVKKIAGYTIDVIHRTTKNGLSSAILSGIQRASGDTIVVMDSDLSHPPQIIPKMIDALKQYQCDLVIASRYITGGKILGWNKKRQMISKTATIIAKKGLGVKIKDPMSGFFAFKKNIIAGLNFDAIGYKILLEILVKKRGIQIKEIPYTFEDRKFGSSKLGSGIIIDYIKSILKLYKYGKIAEKQEKRPSVKFFSKAARFFTVGTIGLGVNYLISLLFADGISNLWYIHATTIGIISSMTSNFLLNKIWTFNDSDFSLIKTLKQYGKFITFSSLGALLQLGLVFYLVDIQNISYPISLIGAVGFAAFGNFILNKKWTFKEKLWN; this is encoded by the coding sequence ATGAGAAATAATATAATTGAAAATAAAGCACAAATTTCAATTATAATTCCAACATATAATGAATCTCAAAATATTCTAAATATTTTAAAATCCATTGGAGAAAATATCCCTAAAAATATTTTAACACAGGCTATTGTAGTAGATGATAATTCACCAGATGGAACAGGAAAACTCGTTGATGATTATCTAAAAAACGTTAAAAAAATTGCAGGATACACAATTGACGTTATTCATAGAACAACAAAAAATGGTCTTAGTTCAGCTATTTTGAGTGGAATTCAACGTGCAAGTGGTGATACTATTGTAGTAATGGATAGTGATCTTTCTCATCCACCACAAATTATTCCAAAAATGATTGATGCACTTAAACAATATCAATGTGATCTTGTTATTGCATCAAGATACATTACAGGTGGTAAAATTTTAGGGTGGAATAAAAAACGTCAGATGATAAGTAAAACTGCAACAATTATTGCAAAAAAAGGATTGGGTGTAAAAATTAAAGATCCAATGTCTGGCTTTTTTGCATTTAAGAAAAATATTATTGCTGGATTGAATTTTGATGCAATTGGTTACAAAATTTTACTAGAAATTCTTGTTAAAAAAAGAGGAATTCAAATCAAAGAAATTCCATATACGTTTGAGGATAGAAAATTTGGCTCAAGTAAACTTGGTTCTGGAATAATTATCGATTACATCAAATCTATTTTAAAATTATACAAATATGGAAAAATTGCAGAAAAACAAGAGAAAAGACCATCAGTAAAATTCTTTTCAAAAGCTGCAAGATTTTTTACAGTTGGAACAATTGGATTAGGGGTAAATTATTTAATTTCTTTATTGTTTGCAGATGGAATTTCTAATTTGTGGTATATCCACGCAACCACTATAGGAATTATCTCTTCAATGACTAGTAATTTTCTTTTAAATAAAATTTGGACCTTCAATGATTCTGATTTTTCTTTAATTAAAACTTTAAAGCAATATGGAAAATTTATCACATTTAGCTCTCTAGGTGCATTACTACAACTTGGACTAGTTTTTTATCTAGTTGATATTCAAAATATTTCTTATCCAATTTCTCTTATTGGTGCAGTAGGGTTTGCTGCATTTGGAAATTTTATTTTAAATAAAAAATGGACTTTTAAAGAAAAATTATGGAATTAG